In Ignavibacteria bacterium, the sequence GGTGACAAAGTAAAACTTGAACTGGAGAAGACTGTAAACGAGCAGAAGAACCTTGAGACAAGGTTTGTTGACAAAGAGTGGATATACTTTTATTTTACTACTGAAACAACCGTACAGCCGGTAAAATCACGAATTGTAAAAGATCATAATTATTATAGTAACTTCGCCGTCCTTTCAGATGCTGGCGAGATTGTATCAAAGTTGATGAAAACCGGTAAGGAAATCGTCTCGGGATTTACCTGCGATATTTATGAGAACAATACAGGCTCGAAGTTTTCCGTATATGACAACAAATATGTGCTAAAAGCAAGCTTCGACGGAATTACTGTATCCGCAAATAACATAAATATTAACGCAACCGTACAAATCCGGGATGTCGAAAAACCGTCAAACATAGAATTTCTCGAATTAACGGTTGCACCTCAATAATTAAACGGAAAGCTATACGCTGTACGCTGTAAGCTAGTTTTTTGACCAGAGACCGATTAAATTATTATCGTTATCATAGAACAAAGCAAAGTAACCTGCATTTTCGTTAATCAGTGTTTTGGGCGTATAAGTCCTGCCGCCAAGCTCGTGAACAATCTTCAGTGTGCCGTCAATATCTTCTACTGAAACATAAAGTATTACTGCCTGACCCTCCTGCTCGGGTTTTTCTTTCTTCATAAATCCGCCGCCTATGGAACCCTCTCCCGTAAATATATTCCAGTATTGCGTTTTTGTGCTTTGTGAAAGATTGAAATCCCAGTTAAAAAGTTTACTGTAAAATTCTTTTGCTTTATCAAAATCTTTTACAAAAATTTCAAACCATCCTATTGGATTTTTTCCTGCCATTATAAAACTCCTTTTATTTGCTTTACATTTGAAACAGGAAAAAATACTCAACAATTCCATGCAATATTTCCCCTCTTTCTCATGTTCCGCCATGGGAGCGTAATCTAAACCACCAAGGGAACGCATAGAGTGTGATTGTATGTTTAGATAACAGTATCCACTTTGGGAACGAAAATAAACTAAAAATTAAAACATGTTAAAAACAATTTTTCTGACACTAATAATGGCTGCAAGCATAGCATCATTCGGGTGCACAAAGAATAATGAAACAGAAACCTTGAATAGAATGACTCCGTTAAATTCAGACCCGATAAATATTTCTGACCAGAAAGTAAAAACAACAGATGGTCAGGAAAAAGCACTGTCAGACTATAAGGGTAAAGTACTGCTGATAGTAAACGTAGCTTCGAAGTGCGGTTATACGAAACAGTACGAGGGTTTGCAGGAAATATACAACAAGTATAAAGAAAGAGGGTTTGAAATTCTCGCATTCCCTTGCAACGATTTCGGCGGGCAGGAACCCGGCACGATAGAAGAAATTCAGGATTTCTGCAAAACCAATTACAACGTTAGCTTTACGCTGTTTGATAAAGTAAAGGTGCTTGGCGGAGACAGGTCGGCGCTGTACGCAAAACTTATAAACTTTGAGCCCGCGGGAGATATATCGTGGAACTTCGAAAAGTTTTTAATAGACAAAAACGGTAATGTTGTCGGCAGGTACAAGAGTAAAGTAAAACCTGAATCGGAAGAAATGACATCTATTATAGAAAAACTTTTGTAAGAAATTCCAGAAAAGAAGTTATACAGACTTTAGTAAAGAGAAAAAACCCGTTAGACATATCTGTTTAACGGGTTTTGTTTTATAAAATTATTAAAGTTTTCAGTCTGCGAGCGTTGCGACAAGAACCGCTTTTATAGTGTGCATTCTGTTTTCGGCTTCATCGAATACTACAGATGCTTCCGATTCAAAAACATCTTCGGTTACTTCGAGACCGTCGAGTTTATACTTCTGATAAATTTCTTCACCGACTGTAGTTTCCCTGTTATGGAATGCGGGCAGGCAATGCAGGAACTTAGTATTTTTGTTGTCTGTCTTTGCCATTAGTTTTGAATTAACCTGATAAGGTTTCAGCAGTTTAATTCTTTCCGCCCATTTATCGGCTGCCTCACCCATTGACAACCAGACATCGGTATAGATAAAATCAACGCCTTTTACTGCTTTAGATGGATCGTCTGTAATCATAAGCTTTCCACCGGATTTCTTCGCAAATTCTTTTGCCATATCCTGAACTTCTTTATCGGGCCAGAGGGATTTTGGTCCACAGATTCTTACGTCCATTCCCATTATACATCCGTCAACGGTAAGTGTATTACCCATATTAGAGCGCGTATCGCCAATATAGCAATAGCTAATTTTATTTAATGGTTTATCAGAGTGTTCCTGCATAGTAAGAAAATCGGCAAGAGCCTGAGTGGGGTGCCACTCGTCTGTGAGTCCGTTATACACCGGCACTCCAGCATATTCGGCAAGTTCTTCAACAATTTTCTGTCCATAGCCGCGGTATTCGATAGCGTCATACATTCTGCCAAGAACGCGTGCAGTATCTTTCATTGATTCCTTTTGGCCTATTTGAGAGCCCGAAGGACCGAGGTAAGTAACCTGAGCGCCCTGATCAAAGGCAGCGACCTCAAAAGCACAGCGGGTGCGGGTTGAGGATTTTTCAAAAATGAGTGCAATGTTTTTTCCTTTTAAATGCTGCTGCTCTGTTTTTGCATACTTTGCTCTTTTCAAATCCCGAGAAAGATCGAGAAGAAAATTAATTTCTTTCTGAGAAAAGTCTGCAAGTTTGAGCAGATGTCTGTTTCTTAAATTAAACGGCATAAAATATATTTGATTAATAAAATTGATTTTGACAAGAGTACAAATATAAGAATATAAAAGCGCGTATTAAAGGGAGAAGACAGAGCGGCAAACTTTAATCCGTGATCAGGAGTCTGTAATCAGTAAATTCGACACAGGGAAACTATGACATTAATTCCCCCAAAGCCTGCCTATTCAGACTAAGAGTACTCAGTTTTCAAAAATCAGTGGTTGGGGGATATTTTTCGAGGCCAATTTGAGTACAATTGGAGTACAAGGAGAGCGCAAGATTAAGAAAAAACGAAAGTTCGATTTTTGAGCATTTTCGGGGATTTAAAACTTAAAAAATAACAGAAAAATTTTATTACCATATTTTACTTACTCCTTTCATTAATAATCACAACAAAAACCAAAACTTGGACACGGAGTATTTTTGTCGATTTTTTTGTACGGGATATAAGAGACAGAAAATACAGGGAATTATTTAAAGAAAAAGATTTTTTTAAGGAGAAAAATATTTTTAAAATGAGAATTTTCGTGGCACAATTTCGAAAAATGTTGTGATTAATAATGAAGGGAGCATGTTGGTTGATGGTTGTTAGGGCATAGCTGATAGGAGAGAAAAAATGTATTACCACCAAAACACCAAAAGAACAGTAAATAGCTGATAGCCCCGACCGCAAGGAAGCGTTTAAGGAAGAAAGAAACTTGTGATACATAATTGGACACTGATTGGCACGGATATGACGGAATGACATTGATTTTATTTTTGGGGAAGAATTTTCAACCGCTAAGGTCGCAAAGGAGGCAAGGAAGAACTAGTTAACTTGATAAGATTCCCGCTAAGAGCACGCGGGAATGACACGTGGGGGGATGATAAAAGAATAACCAGTTAGCAATATTTTAACTTACTTAAATGAATTTAATACATAGCAAATTATTGTCGTGTACATAGATTAACGAAGGAGGCTAAAATATGCACTTGATTTTTATTGAATAATTAATAAAATTTATATAATTATATAGCGTTGAGTTTCCTATCGAACGTAAGATAAAATAAAAAGGGGGAATAGATTTTATCTATAATATTATTAGGATTATTAGCGTTGATGGTTCATCGCAATACATCACATCACCTTGTTTATAAGTAAAATGAAACTAAATTTAACTACTTTCATTCGGCTTATTATTAAACAATACATCTCGTATGCTTAAACAAATCAACAAAAAAAACAATAAGGGGATTTCTCCGTTACGATGCTCCTGCGTTGCTATGTTAATTATAATCTGTTGTCTATTGTCCTTTGCACGGCGTTGCGAAGCACAATGGGTGCAGGTAAACACCGGCATAGAAGGCGCAAGCATCAAAAAAGTTACCGCTGATGGCAACAATCTGTTTGCGCCAACGGGGGGAGGTTTGTTTTATTCTTCAAACAACGGTATCGACTGGATTATACTAAAAAACGGGATTACAAATTTCAACGTCTCCTCGGTTGCCATAACCGGCAATAAGGTATATATAGGCACTTACGGCGGGGGGGTTTTTCGTTCAACGGATTATGGATTAAGCTGGACACAGGTAAATACCGGCATGACAAGCGTTATTGTTGAATCAATATCTGCAACAGGAAACTATGTTTATGCGGGAACATTGTCGGAAATATTCCGCTCAACTAACAGCGGAGACAATTGGGAATTATTAAACGAAGCGCCTGCCGGAACTATAAATTCCATAATAGCTTATGACAGTATTGTTTTTGCTTCGAGATCATCAAGCCACGGAATATTCCGTTCAACGAATTACGGAATGAACTGGATAGACTGTTCTCTTTGGGCTTATTATCTGAGCAAATGCGGTAATTACGTGTACGCAACAACAGCATCAACAATTTTTGAATCCGCCGATAATGGCGGGACGTGGACAGACATTATTGGTGATATGCCTGAATATGATGTAAGAGAAATCGCAAAGATTGGGGAGACTCTGTATGCGGGGGGAACAGGCGGTGTATATCGTTCCACAAATCATGGGATGAACTGGACGGCGTTTAATACCGGACTTACAAACCAGAACATTAAATCTATCACATCAAACAGCACAAAAATATTCGCAGGTGCGGGCGAGGGGAGCGGAGTATTTTCAATCTCAAACAGCGGAAGCACGTGGACAGCGACAAACAGAGGTTTATACAATGTAGTAGTAAAAGACATATCGTCATACGGTAATAATCTGATAACAGCCGTACCGAATAAAGGGGTATGCATATCCACAAACGGCGGCACCGATTGGACTGTTAAGTCAAACGGACTAACGAATAAAGACGTAAATTGTGTTGCCTCCCTTAACAATATACTGATAGCAGGAACCATTTATCCCAATCAATCCTGGGGTGCGTATTATTCATCTGATTTCGGAAGCAATTGGGTAAACGTGAATTCCGGTCCTGTATTTTATCATTTTTTAGTTGATGGAAATAAAGTTTATGCTGCTGCAATGGGAAGCATCTCGACCTCTTCAAATAGCGGAATCAACTGGGAGTTCATTTCTCCCGGAGTAGAAATGACAAAAACCGTATGTAAAAAAGGGAACAAATTATTTAGCGGCGGATATTTTGGAATAAGTATGACCACAAATAACGGACAAACCTGGCAGCCAAGCAGCAACGGTCTTCCAGATTCTGCCGGACACCCTGTCGTTAACTTTTTGTATGCTGATTCAACCGTGGTATATGCGGGATTGAGAGACTATGGGATGTTTATGTCGTTTGACAACGGATTAAGCTGGGTTGAAAGAAATAACGGACTTCCGGATTTGACAATTAATAGAATATATAAAAGCGGAAACTATGTGTTAGCGGGAACTGCCTCGGGAGGTGTTTATGCATCCAGTAATTATGGGCTCAACTGGGAATCAAAGAACGAAGGGCTGCTGAACCTAAACATTACTTCATTCTACGAAAAGAACGGCTATATATACGTTGGAACGAGCGGGCTCGGCGTATGGAGAAGGTCAGCGGCAGAAATCGTTGGTGTACAAAGCATTACATCGAAAGTTCCTGAAAAATGCTCGTTATCGCAGAACTATCCCAATCCGTTCAATCCGAGAACAGTAATCAGGTATCAGATATCAGAAATCAGCGAAGTCGTATTGAAAATATATGATATTAATGGAAGAGAACTTCAAACGCTCGTGAACAAAAGTCAGACACCCGGTACGTACAGCGTCACCTTCAATGGTTCGGGACTAAGCAGCGGGGTATATTTTTATAAACTTACGGCAGGCGATTTTTCAACAACAAGAAAAATGTATTTAATAAAATAAGCCGATTGAAATTTAACGTCGTATAACACAACGAAAAAGAATTAAACTGGAGTGGAGCATAATAATCAGAGAAAATACAGGTGTGTAAAATCTGTTAAATCGAAATCAAATTAACTTATAAATAATTATTTAATAAAACTATAAAGGACACAATCTCGGGAGGATGTATGAAAAAAGTACTTTATTCAGTTATTTTTCTTTTCTTAACATTTCACACACTAAGCGAATCTCTCTCTGCCAGTACAAATAGAAACAGGTTCAGATACCTGAACTTTGAGGGTGGCGGCTGGGTCACTGAAATTTATCCAGCACCATATAAAAACGTTTCTTTTCCGCCATTAAACCAATACATCCTCTACGCTCGCACTGATGTTGGAGGAATTTACAGAAGTTCTGATAACGGCGAAAACTGGACTTACATATCAAATTTCTTCTGGGAATTTGGTGCAAACGGAATCTCACTCTCGCCTTCGGAGATGTCAGTACAAGGACTCGCAGTACATCCGGAAAATCCAAATATAATAGTTGCAGCATGCGGAAATACAGTGGAGGATGCAGCCAATTTTGTAAGTCTTTACAAAAATATACGTAAATCGACAGACGGGGGGGCAACCTGGCTCCCAATACCGGTAAACTCGATGGATGGCACGGGCATAGTATTCAAAGGCAATAATAACGTCAACGAAGGATATGAAAAACTTGGGGGCGAATGCATAATATTCTCTCCCAACAAAGAGGGCAATACCTATCCAATGTATGCAGGCGGAGCACCCGCCCCAAGCTCTTACTCACGTCTCTATAAAAGCACGGATGAAGGTGTTACCTGGCAATGGCTGAGAAATTACCCTGAAAATAATCACACCATCACAAGCATTGCTATGAAAGAAGGCAGCAATCATATTTGGGTGGGAACCACAGGAGGAATGTACGTAAGCACAAATAACGGGTATACATGGTCATCATTGTATTACGGAACAGTATTACATCATATAAAAAGAATAGTCTTGTGGGGCAGTGATGCTAACAGGATTGCCTACGTAACATTTGGAACCTTAGACTATAACGGACAATCACAATATGGAATCGCCCGGGTATCATACAACGGAAGTTTTGCTTTTGATGAATTAACCGGTGCATTCGACTCGGGTGTAAACGAGGCACAAAAGACCACACATTTTTCACCCATAATATTTCCGAGAAAGACAACCGACGGAACCATAGACGAAACCCACCTGATCGCAGGGCGGTACGGAAGACCCATAAGAGAATCTCATGGTGCGATACCCGGAAATTATGGGTCATGGGGAGGATTTTATCAACAGGAATATTCTAACACACAAATAGTATTTAAGTTTAACGAATCGGGACACAATCTTCCCGGACATCAGTTAACCACGGCTCACGAATCATTTCCTTTCACGGGTTTAAACAACATTACTCAAAATCCTCACTATCCCTCCTGCTGGTATGCGAGTGGAGGTGCGGGAGCATTCAAATCCGAAAACGTCACTATTGATAACTCCGGATATACGAGCTTTGAAACCTCCGGATGGAAATATATCGTAAATGGAATATCAATGATCGTGGCACATGATATAAGTTTCATAAGAGATAATTCCGGAAATCAATTTGCTGCAATCCCGATAATGGACTGGGTGCTCGCCTGGAGTACAAACTATGGCAGTACATTCTCACCTCTGAATTACGACAGAAGACAGATATACTCGAACTGGTACAGCGATTACATAACCGACGCTTCACGATGCCTGGACAACCCAGGCTACCCCGGAATTAGTTACGTCATAGGCGGAAATCCCGACATCGGTAACGGAAAGGCAATGATATTCGAGCGCAGCCAGATGGGGTCGAATGTAATAATCACAAGAATGGATAACGTACCGCCAATACCTGCAATATACACGGATAACAACCGATTTATAACAGACGGAATAATGTTTGTTACTACAGATTGTGTGGGACCGGGAAACATCATAGTCCCCGGCGGCGCAAATAGAATTCTTATGATAGTCGGACAGAGCAGCGGGAAAATTCAACCGAATAGTAATACATTAGGAGTGTTTTACTCTGATAATGGGGGCAAAAGCGTCACACAAAGTACATTTACGGGAGTCAGCGCCCTAAAAGGAATAACAACTGAATCAAGATATTTACAATCTCTCCTACCGGCTGCATACAACAGTACATTGGGAGACAGGACGGTATCACAGTTCAACATTGCTTATGACAATACAAACCATATCGTATATTTATACTTAGAAAATGGCGGTGTATTTAAATCCCAAAACAATGGTGAAACCTTCTCATTTGCAGGTTATCCGGATTACACCCAGGTTGACTATCTTAACGAAGGCTCAATAAAATATAAAAACGGCAAACTATACCTTGCAATAAAAGGTAATTCCGCGGCTCCGCCAAACTACCGCAAAGGAGGACTATTTGTGAGTATAAACGGTGGTGCAAACTGGCAACCCACAGGAGGAGATTTTGTGGATGCGTCGCAAGTTGAAGTTGTGAACGAAAGAATTGCAGTAACAGGCAGAAGGAAAATAAACAACGTGGAAGAAAAATTCCGTTCCTTGTATATGTCAACAAATTCAGGAATGAACTGGCGTAAACTCCCCGGACTGGAATATTCACCAATGTCCCAAACTATACCTTACATAAGGTCACTGCGTACAAGACCCTTCCCGTATGACAATGAATTATGGGTTGCAACCTCGGGACAGGGAGTAATAGTGTACAGCGGCTTTACGAGCGGAGCCCCGATAATTGTAAATGATAATATAACGATTAACAACGAGTATTACTGCAATGAAAACATTGAGGTTGTACCGGGCGGCTGTCTGAACATAGAGGGTGGAATAAATTTTTACGTGGCAAAAGACAAGAAAATAATCGTACATGAAGGCGGTAAGCTTTCAATTAACAACGTGAATTTTTCATGTATTGACCTAAATGAAAAATGGGGAGGAATTGAAATAGAAAACTGCGATTCGACCTTATCGATACAAAACTGCCTGTTTAGCGAATCAAAACTCCCAATAAAAATCATAAACGGAGAGACTCATGCGTACAAAGAAAAGATAATCAGTAATAACACATTCAACTGCAGCAACGGAGCTGAATTTGCATTATATGCTGAAAACGTATATAACATCCTGATACAGGAAAATCGATTCAACATGCCGGATGGCAGCACTTCGGCTGTAGGACTTGAGATAAAGAACAGCGGAAGCTATGCATATAAAAAAGGTAAACCCTCAATCAATATTATTAATAATACATTCACAAACGGATGTGCGTCAATGGTATTGAACAGTTATGCATCAGAACTTACTCCATTTTATATCTACGGAAACACTTTCAGCGGAAATTCTGCTCATTATAATATAATTGGCAGGATGATAACAGGAACGATAAAAAACAATAATTTCTCGTCAGTTGAAACGAATAACCCTGTATATTTTCAGCAATGCAACCCGGACATATTCGGAAATACCATAAAAGGCAGCGGAGCGTCAATTATAATGAAGGGACACTCTTACCCGAATCTATCTCCGACAAGGACCGCGAATACATACTACTGGAACGGCGGAAAGAACAATCTGCTCTCTGTAAATGCAGGAAATATAATCATTTTAGATGCGGGTCTCCCCTTTATGAACAACGGATTAAACCAATTTGAAAAAAATTCTGACCCTCAGTATTTTCACGTATCCGGTGTATTAGACTCCACAATTGAGACATTCTCTGCTGCGGGCAATGCATGGTGCAATACAGGGGCTAATCCCTCGACTTATCTTTACACATCGGGAAATCCTTTTGTTATAACGGATTTCAGCGGGAGTCACTCCTGCAATCAACCTTCCCAACTACAATACAGCGGCTTCATCGTAACAAACAAGGGTTTTGGGATTAACGACACTACATTTATGAGTACGGTTACAAATTCCTACTTACCGCCAGATGAGACACTGTACTCACAGTCAGTAGTTTATGCATCAAACGGACAATCATTAGACGCTATTAATTCATATAAATATCTGATTAACAACTATACGGAAAGCGGATATCTGAATTCAGCATTATACGAAATATTCGACTGTTATAATAGCCTTGATACAAGTTCTAATACAGTTTACAGAAACAATCTTTACAGCGATTTAAAAACATTTCTAAACGATAAAATACAAAGCGATTATTATAACTCCGAATTTATAGACGTTGCATACTATCTTATAAACATGTGCGAAGTAAACATGGAAGAATATAATGATGCACTAACGGGATTTGAATTTATTGCTATGTTTCATCCTGACGCAACGATGCGGCTGCTTGCAAGCTGGGATTACGATGAAGTACTCGGGCTGATGGGTCAGGGCGGAGCAGAAAAGGAAATAAGCAAAGAACAGTTCAGGGAAAAAGTTCATTCAGAGATAGAAAATGCAATGAAAAACGACTCAGCAATGCGGGTTGTTAGCAGGATGTATAAACAACAAAATGAGGAAATTGATAATACTTATTCTTCTAAAACAACGAACACTAAATTCGACAATGAAAATACCGGCAGGATAAAGACAGATAACGCGGCAAAGAAGGATAACGCATCAAAAGAAAACAGCAAACGTCCGAATATTATGCAGCTTTCAAAAGAAGTCAGGGAAGACTTAATTCAAAGAGCGGAGGATAATTTAAGGGGTTTGAAAACCATGAATACGGAGAGTAAGATTAAGAAACATAAAGAAGACATTCTACTCATTGCGGGTCTAACGGCAGCAAAAGAAAAGGAAAAGGAAACTATATACTTACCTTTGAGTTACGGACTTTCGCAGAATTATCCTAATCCGTTTAACCCAGTAACGAAGATAAATTACGAGATTCCGAAAGAAGGGAAAGTAAAACTTATGATATACGATGTACTCGGAAGAGAAGTAAAGACGCTTGTAAACGAAGTGAAGCAAGCCGGTAAATATACTGTAGAATTTAACGGTCATAACTATGCGAGCGGAGTATATTTCTACAAGATAGAGGTTGGGAAATTTACAGAGGTGAAGCGTATGGTGTTAGTAAAATGATATGAAGAGAGATAATCTTTTGAATAACATTAAAACAATGCCCCGTTTATGATGGGGCATTGTACTTTAACTTAAAAATACAAAATTGAAAGAAACGTTAGGGATTCCGATGATGGAGAATTATGGTTTTTGATATAAAATTTCGAGAATCCAATGTATGTCATATAAAATCTTAAAAATCTGTATGTAAGAAATTGAAGCTCCACCCTTTTAATATTTGTGTATAGAAATTAATGACGCAAAAGTTTATTTTTTCAAAAATAAAATACGAGTATGTTCTCAATATTCCCGCAGAATAAAAAATATGAAATTATGATAAGACAAATCAGGCAAACTTTATTCTCATTAATTTTTTTTAGCATTGTCGTAATATTATTTTTATTTATTTCGATGCCGGCGATAGCTCAGATGCAATTCGAGTGGGTGAGGAATTATCCTAATTTTCAGGGACATTCAGCAGCGATTGATTCAGCAGGAAATATTTATTCCGTTGGTGACTCATCAAGTTATTTGATAGTTCTTAAACATAATTCAAACGGAAATCTTCTCTGGAAAAGAAAGTTAAATCACAGAAAAACTAACTCAAGATTGCTAGCAGCAACTGATAGAAATAATGAACTATTCGTATCATTTGGAAATATTAATCATCAATTTGTATTGGTAAAAATTGATTCATCAGGGCAGTTGAAATGGGATAATATATTAATTTATGGAGGATATGACGAGCCATACGGTATTGCCGTTGATAAGGCAGGTTTTATTTATTTAACTGGAGAGACATTTAATGGGATTACTAAATGCCTCACGGTAAAATATACTCCGCAAGGCGATACACTATGGGCAAGAATTAACCCGGAATACGTAATGGGAGGGAACTATGTAAGTATTGATGACAGCGGATATGTTTACGTTGCTGGAGGTTATATTTCTTCCGGTGGAAGTTATTATTATGGAACTTTGAAATACGATAATAATGGAAATCTGAAATGGTTTAGAAAGTATAGTTATCAGAATACGATTTCAAGAGGTCTTTGTGTAAAGCCTGACAACAAAGGTAATTGCTACGTTAGTGGATATATAACTTTGTATAATGGAAAAAGCATTTCCGGGCTTATTAAATATGATTATAAAGGTGATTCCGTGTGGGTAAGTGTTTTCGGAGATTCTTTAACGGTATCATCAGGATCACAGAATATTAATTTCGATGATATCGGAAATATATACTTATCATGTCTTTATACTATAAAATATGACACAGCTGGTAATATACAATGGTACAGAAATAATAATGGTTATCTTTTATATTGGTTTGCATATCAAAACAACCATTTATATTGTGCGGGGCGGAGGGCTGTGCAATTTAATCCTGATGTAATAATTAATGAACTTGATACGAAGGGTAAATTAATTAGTCAAAACTACTATCCACAATCAGCTCCAGTAGAATGCAAATTGATTTGTTATACAAATTCAATTTATTTCATAACTAATGCCCAAGATTCTTTGATTCTAATAAAATATAAGACACCCTCAAGCAACATAATTAACAACACAACTATTATAAGTGATTACAAATTACATCAGAACTTTCCGAATCCTTTTAATTCATCAACGATAATTCGTTATTCTTTGTTTAAGCCCGGCAATATAAATCTAAAAATATACGATATTAAAGGAAAAGAAATATTAAACTTTGCGAATGGATTTAAGCAGGCAGGAGAATACAAAGAAAGACTATCGTTGGAAAACCTCGAATTATCATCAGGGGTTTATTTTTACTCGTTATTCGTTAACAATGTTTTTATAGATACAAAAAAACTTATTGTGATAAAGTAACCTTGCATATTAACGGTACACCGGAAAGGAGGAATCAGAATAGTTTTTTATAATTTACTAAATTATCAGAAGTGCAAACCGGTAAAAATTATCACAACCATTTAAATTAATTTATTTTTTAAAAACAGGCATTAATAAAAATTAAATTTTATGAAAACAAAAATTTATACATTTGTGCTTTTTTTACTTTTCCCTGTATTTGTTTCTTCACAGACTATACCCTTCCTAAACGAGAATCATTTTAAGACACTTAATTTCGAATGCGGGGGGTTTGTAACAGCCGTATATCCTGCTTTTAATAATACTACTAATTTAGGCTCACAGTGGTTATACGCTAAAACAGACGTTGGAGGTGTTTATAAAAGCACTAATAACGGCGATAACTGGACATTGATTTCTAATTATTACCATGATGGCATACTTGGGGTAAGCGAGAGTATGTTTTTTTCGCATTACGTCGTTGCTGGGCTTGCTGTTAATCCAACCGATAAAGAAAAACTTATTTTGGCATGGGGGAGTTGGAAAACACAAGATTATACTGATGCATACGGTAAATGCGTTTTATACACAGTAAATGGAGGTGCAACTTGGGAAAAATCAAATTTTTATGATCTTCAAAGTAATCTGATTTACGGACCAAGATTTGACGGAGATGTTTTCGAGAATAAACTCGGGGGGGAATGTATTTCCTACCATCCTGGAGGGAATATTATATATTTAGGGGGGTTATATGATTCAACACGACAATCAAAATCCGATTTATTTGTAAGTACAGATGGCGGTATAAATTTTTACTTATCGGCTGCTTTTAATTCTGTCGCCGAAACAGGGGATAGTATCATAAGCTTAGCGTACGTCAAAAATTCTGCTAATAATTTTCAAAGACTCTGATCGGAACAAACAAATACTTGTATTACTGCGATCGATTTACATCAATCGGGTTTCCTGTTCAGGACTCAATTTTTCGCTTTAATTTTAGTTCAGGTATTCCAAATAATCAAACACACTTTATTCGGATTTTACCCCATACAGACGGC encodes:
- a CDS encoding T9SS type A sorting domain-containing protein; this translates as MIRQIRQTLFSLIFFSIVVILFLFISMPAIAQMQFEWVRNYPNFQGHSAAIDSAGNIYSVGDSSSYLIVLKHNSNGNLLWKRKLNHRKTNSRLLAATDRNNELFVSFGNINHQFVLVKIDSSGQLKWDNILIYGGYDEPYGIAVDKAGFIYLTGETFNGITKCLTVKYTPQGDTLWARINPEYVMGGNYVSIDDSGYVYVAGGYISSGGSYYYGTLKYDNNGNLKWFRKYSYQNTISRGLCVKPDNKGNCYVSGYITLYNGKSISGLIKYDYKGDSVWVSVFGDSLTVSSGSQNINFDDIGNIYLSCLYTIKYDTAGNIQWYRNNNGYLLYWFAYQNNHLYCAGRRAVQFNPDVIINELDTKGKLISQNYYPQSAPVECKLICYTNSIYFITNAQDSLILIKYKTPSSNIINNTTIISDYKLHQNFPNPFNSSTIIRYSLFKPGNINLKIYDIKGKEILNFANGFKQAGEYKERLSLENLELSSGVYFYSLFVNNVFIDTKKLIVIK